The Plantactinospora sp. KBS50 sequence GTCGCGAACTTCCCCTTCGGCATCCACGACTGGGGCTACGACCAGCTCGCCTACGACCCCCGCTGGGCCTACGGCCTACCGCCGCGCACCGAACCCGAACTCGCCTGGGTCCAACACGCGCTCGCGCACCTCTCCCCCGGCGGCACCGCCGTCGTGCTCATGCCACCCGCCGCCGCGCTGCGCCCCGCCGGCCGGCGCATCCGCGCCGAACTGGTACGCCGGGGAGCGCTCCGCGCGATCATCGCGCTGCCCGCCGGGCTCATGCCGCCCACCGGCCTCGGCCTGCACGTCTGGGCGCTCGCCCAACCCGACCCCCGGCAGCCACCCGCCGACCGGCTGCTGGTCGTCGACACCACCGCCGCCACCGGGCGGCAACTGCCCGACATCGTCGGCGAGGCGTGGCGCGCCCACCTGGCCGGCAACCATGTCGAGCGGCCCGGCGTGCACCGCGCCGTGCCGGCCATCGAGATGCTGGACGACCAGGTCGACCTGACCCCGCAGCGCTACCTGCCGCAGGCCGGCGAGCCGTCCACCAGCCCGGACGAGATCATCGGGCGGATCGACGAACTCGCCGCACGCCTGGACAACGTACGGCGCGGCCTGCCCGCCCTGCGCCCCACCGAGACCACGGCGCTGCGCGCGGTCCCCCGCGCCGACATCGCCGACCTGATCCGGTCCGGCACCATCGCCGTCCACCGCACGACCGCCCGCCGCCAGAGCACCCCCGGCATCGGCGTCCGGCCCGTCCTGACCACCACCGACGTCATCACCGGCGGCCCGCCGACCGGCACGGCCGACCGGGCCGGCGACGACGCCCCGGAGCCGCGGGTCCTGCCCGGCGACATCCTCATGCCGCTGACCGGACGCCGGATCCACGCCCGGGTGGCCACTCCCGCACAGGTCGGCGCCGAACCGGGTCCGGGCGTCCAACTGGTACGCGTCGACCCGGCGCGGTTCGACCCGTGGTTCGTCGCCGGGGTCGTGTCCCGGACCGGCAACCTCCGCCTGGCCGGCCGGTCCACCAACGGCACCCTGCGGATCGACATCCGCCGGCTGAGCATTCCGGTGCTACCGCTGAGCCAGCAGCAGACGTACGGCAGGATCTTCGCGGGACTCGTCGAGTTCCGCTCCACCCTGGACGAGGTCGCCTCCACCGGCGCCGCCCTGGCCCGGGACATCGCCGACGCCCTCACCGACGGGACCCTCGAACCCTCCACCGCGGACTGAGGCGCACGGCCCGGCCGCACCCTCGGTCATACGCCGGGTACCTCGGACGGATGCTTTGCGGTACCTGGCGTATGGCTCACGGTCTCAGGGCCGGCGGGCTCAGGGCCGGCGGACTCAGGGCCAGCGGAGTGAGCCGCGCGGCGGCGGGCCGGCCGCCACCAGTTGACCGGGCCGAGCAGCGCCATGGTGGCCGGCACCAGCAGACCGCGCACGACCGTGGCGTCCACCGCGACGGCGACGGCCATGCCCAGGCCGAACATCTTGATCACCGGGTCGCTGTGCAGCGTGAAGCTGGCGAAGACCACCACCATGATGAACGCGGCCGAGGTGATCACCCGCCCGGTTCCGGCGAGACCCTCCCGGACCGCCGCGGTGTTGTCGGCGGTGCGCTGCCACGCCTCCCGGATCGCGGTCAGCAGGAAGACCTCGTAGTCCATGGAGAGCCCGAACAGCAGCGCGAACAGCATGGTCGGGACGTAGCTCTCGATCGGCACCGGCCCGTCGAGCCCGAGCAGCCGCAGCCCCCAGCCCCAGGAGAAGACCGCGGTGAGCGCGCCGTAGGCGGCGCCGATCGAGACCAGGTTCATCACCGCCGCCTTCAGCGCCACCACCGGCGCCCGGAAGGCCAGCAGGAGCAGCAGCGCGGAGAGCGCGACCACCACGCCGATCACCGCGGGCGTCCGCGCGCCCAGTCGCTGCGCCAGGTCGACCCGGGTGGCGACGGCCCCGCCGACGTGCGGGGCCACCCCGTCCACGCGTACGGCGCGCAGGTCCCGGACCAGGTCGGCGGTGCCCGGATCGCCGGGCGCCGTGCCGGGGGTGACCCGGACGGTGGCCGCCGAGGTGCCGGTGAGCGCCGCCGGGGCGGCCTGGGTGACTCCCGGTACGGCCCGGACGGCACCGGTCAGCGCCGCGAGCCGGGGATCGGCCGGACCGGTGGCCGGCGGGTCGAGCGGCAGGGCGACGGTCAGCGGGCCGTTGATCCCCGGGCCGAAGCCCTCGCCCAGCAGGTCGAAACTGCGCCGGCTGGCGCTGCCGGCCGGGTTGCTGCCGGCGTCGATCTGCCCGAGCGACAGGTCGAGGGCCGGCGCCGCGAGCGTACCCAGCAGGATGGCGGCGGCCAGCGCGTAGCGCCAGGGGCGGCGGCTGACCGCGTCGGCCAGCCGGGCCCAGCCGCCGCGACCGGCCCCGGCGCGCCGGGGCAGCACCCGCAGGGCGTCCACCCGGGTGCCCAGCAGGGCCAGCAGCGCGGGCAGCAGGGTGACCGCGCCGGCCACCGCGAACAGCACGGCGATGCCGGTGGTCCAGGCCAGGGTCGCCAGCAGCGGTACGCCGGCGACGGCCAACCCGCCGAGCGCGATGATCACCGTTCCGCCGGCGAACAGCACGGCGCTGCCCGAGGTCGCCACGCTGTGCGCGATGGCCTCCGGTACGGGCGTGCCGAGGGTGAGCTGCTGGCGGTGGCGGGTCACCAGGAACAGCGCGTAGTCGATGCCGACGCCCAGGCCGACCATGGTGGCCAGGGTCGCGGCCACCGTGGGGATGCCGGTGAGGTGGCCGGCCAGGCCGATCACGCTGAGCGCGCCGGCCAGGGTGAACAGGGCGGTGACGATCGGCAGCGCCGCCGCGACCAGCCCGCCGAAGGCGAACAGCAGCACGACCACGGCCGCGCCGATGCCGAGCAGTTCGCTGGTACGCGCGTTGGTGCGGTCCGCGGCGGCGGCCAGCGGCCCGCCGGGCACGGTTTCGATGCCGGCGTCCCGGGCCGGGGCCGCGGCGGCCACGACGGCGTCGGCGAGCGGCTGGTCCAGGTTGCGCGGCTGTACGTCGAAGCCGAGCGTGAGATATCCGGTCTGCCCGTCGGTGCTCAGGGTGCCCCGCTCGGCCGAGGGCGGTACGACCCGCACCACGTGTTCGACGTCGGCGATCCGGGTGGCGGCGGCCGTCAGCGCGGCGGTGTTGGCGGCGTCGTCGAGACGGCCGGCGTCGATGTGCACGACCAGTTGGGCGTTGGCGTTGGCGGCGTCCGGGTCACCGCGCTCGATCAGGTCGCGGGCGGCCTGCGCGTCGCTGCCGGGCAGGTCGACGTCGTTGTCGGTGGGCCGCCCGGCCATTGCGACCGCCGTGACCAGGCCGGCGATCAGCAGCGCCCAGACTGCGAGCGCCCGGAGGGGATGGCCGGCGCAGGCCCGGCCGATCCGGCCGAGCAGCCGGTACAGGACGCCGTCTTCGATCGTGCTCATCGCTGTGCTCCACAGGGTTCGGGTGACGGGACGGGGCGCCCGGCCGGCGGGACCGGGAGCGCGACGGACGGAGTGCCGGAAAAGGAGGACGAGGCCGCCGGCGATGCGGGCGGCGACCCGGAGGCCGCCGGCGACCCGGAGGCGGCCGGCGACCCGGAGGCGGCCGGCGACCCGGAGGCCGCCGGGGTGCCGGGGGCGCGCAGCGGGACCGACAGCCCGGCGCCGGTCACCGTGATCATCATGCCGTCGGGCCGGACGCCGACCGAGGCGTACCGCAGCCCGGCCGGCAGTTCGGGAAGTGCCTGGCTGGGGCGCTCGCGCAGGCCGATCCGGTCGAGCAGTTGCTCGGCCGGGCGGCGTACCCCGAGCACCTCGACCTCGCGCGGCTCGATCCGCAACGTCCCGTCGGTGATCTCGGGTTGGCCGAGCAGCGTCACCGGCAGTGACTGCCCGACGAGGGTCACCGCGGTGGTGATGGCGAGCAGGCCGTCCGAGGCGCCGTAGCTCACCGTACGGTCGCCGATCCGGGCCGGCAGCGCGGTGAACGGCACCACGGCCTCGATCCGGGCGGCGCCGACCGACATGGTCGAGCCGGTCAGGGCGGCGTCCCGCAGCGACGCGTGGACGCTTGCCAGGTGCAGCCGGCCGTGCCGCAGGTCCCGGACGGTGACGTCCAGCCCGCGGTAGCGTCCGGTCAGCGCCTGGGCCAGGAACGGGAAGCCGTGCACGGTGACGTCGGGACGCCGGTCCGTCCCGACGGCGCACTGGAGACGCTCGGCGAGCCGGCCGGCGGCCACCGCGGCGAGCACCCGGTCCGCGCCGCCGAGCAGCGCCGCCGCCGACAGCGTCGCGATCAGCACGGTCCACCGGCGGCGGGTCGGCAGCAGCCGGCGGGGCAGGGGTACGGGCACCCGTCCACTGCACCAGCGCAATCGCGGAGGCCGGCGGGACGGCGATGAGAGACCGGTGTGAGCCTGGCCCGGATCCGATGAGCCCGGCCGGCCGCGACAACCCGCCGGCCCGGGACCGGCCCGGCGTCCGGCGCGCCGCTCACCCCGGCGTCCGGCCCGGCGTCCGGCGTGCCGCTCAACCCGGCGGTCGCCCCGGGGATCGGCGCGCCGTTCATCCCGCCGCGCCCGGGTCCGGGTCGGCCAGCGGCAGGGTGAACCGGACGGTCGTGCCGCGCTGCGACGAGTCCAGCCCGATCGTCCCGCCGTGCGCCGCCACGATCTCGGCGACGATGGCCAGCCCGAGCCCGCTGCCGGCGCCGCCGGCGC is a genomic window containing:
- a CDS encoding class I SAM-dependent DNA methyltransferase → MTTDADAPSGAATLTASGIARLANVGRAAVSNWRRRYADFPAPVGGTPNSPSFDAREVEQWLRRHGRLHHADARHLAWQHIESYQPAAQLTDALTIAGCHLLVRAQKPTGDATPTPKQLLARLRGIDAGIADLVRGALPDRWTPQLTGLLSAVDRLAAEHDPETAFEYLHGRYVTSANPLSGLAGTPDTVAEVMLTLAGSGPDILDFTSGTGSILRMAADQALRRGTDTRCHAQEIKPQYALITLIRLWFVHLRARRNGQPAQPPAVHVGDSLLADAVPGLRADVVVANFPFGIHDWGYDQLAYDPRWAYGLPPRTEPELAWVQHALAHLSPGGTAVVLMPPAAALRPAGRRIRAELVRRGALRAIIALPAGLMPPTGLGLHVWALAQPDPRQPPADRLLVVDTTAATGRQLPDIVGEAWRAHLAGNHVERPGVHRAVPAIEMLDDQVDLTPQRYLPQAGEPSTSPDEIIGRIDELAARLDNVRRGLPALRPTETTALRAVPRADIADLIRSGTIAVHRTTARRQSTPGIGVRPVLTTTDVITGGPPTGTADRAGDDAPEPRVLPGDILMPLTGRRIHARVATPAQVGAEPGPGVQLVRVDPARFDPWFVAGVVSRTGNLRLAGRSTNGTLRIDIRRLSIPVLPLSQQQTYGRIFAGLVEFRSTLDEVASTGAALARDIADALTDGTLEPSTAD
- a CDS encoding MMPL family transporter, with product MSTIEDGVLYRLLGRIGRACAGHPLRALAVWALLIAGLVTAVAMAGRPTDNDVDLPGSDAQAARDLIERGDPDAANANAQLVVHIDAGRLDDAANTAALTAAATRIADVEHVVRVVPPSAERGTLSTDGQTGYLTLGFDVQPRNLDQPLADAVVAAAAPARDAGIETVPGGPLAAAADRTNARTSELLGIGAAVVVLLFAFGGLVAAALPIVTALFTLAGALSVIGLAGHLTGIPTVAATLATMVGLGVGIDYALFLVTRHRQQLTLGTPVPEAIAHSVATSGSAVLFAGGTVIIALGGLAVAGVPLLATLAWTTGIAVLFAVAGAVTLLPALLALLGTRVDALRVLPRRAGAGRGGWARLADAVSRRPWRYALAAAILLGTLAAPALDLSLGQIDAGSNPAGSASRRSFDLLGEGFGPGINGPLTVALPLDPPATGPADPRLAALTGAVRAVPGVTQAAPAALTGTSAATVRVTPGTAPGDPGTADLVRDLRAVRVDGVAPHVGGAVATRVDLAQRLGARTPAVIGVVVALSALLLLLAFRAPVVALKAAVMNLVSIGAAYGALTAVFSWGWGLRLLGLDGPVPIESYVPTMLFALLFGLSMDYEVFLLTAIREAWQRTADNTAAVREGLAGTGRVITSAAFIMVVVFASFTLHSDPVIKMFGLGMAVAVAVDATVVRGLLVPATMALLGPVNWWRPARRRAAHSAGPESAGPEPAGPETVSHTPGTAKHPSEVPGV
- a CDS encoding DUF2993 domain-containing protein → MPVPLPRRLLPTRRRWTVLIATLSAAALLGGADRVLAAVAAGRLAERLQCAVGTDRRPDVTVHGFPFLAQALTGRYRGLDVTVRDLRHGRLHLASVHASLRDAALTGSTMSVGAARIEAVVPFTALPARIGDRTVSYGASDGLLAITTAVTLVGQSLPVTLLGQPEITDGTLRIEPREVEVLGVRRPAEQLLDRIGLRERPSQALPELPAGLRYASVGVRPDGMMITVTGAGLSVPLRAPGTPAASGSPAASGSPAASGSPAASGSPPASPAASSSFSGTPSVALPVPPAGRPVPSPEPCGAQR